The genome window CACCTCAAATTTGACAGCCATCGTGACCGTGGCTGACGATGGAGGTAGTTCTGGTCGCCTGCGCCAGGAGTTAGGTTTGCTGCCACCCGGCGATTTTCGAAACTGTATTACAGCGTTGGCGGATAAAGAATCCCTCATGACCGAACTCTTCCAATATCGCTTCGGCGAAGGAACGGGCCTAGGTGGACATAGTTTTGGTAACCTCTTCATTGCAGCCATGGCCGGGGTCACGGGTGATTTCGAGCGGGCGATCCTGGAGTCCAGCAAAGTGCTTGCTGTGCGTGGCCGGATATTACCCTCCACCCTGACTCGCGTCACGCTCTGGGCCGAATTAGGGGACGCAGAAACGGCTAATTTGATCGCTCGCCAAATAGAGGGCGAATCACGCATTCCCAAAGCAGGTGCGCCGATTGAGCGAGTCTTCTTGCGCCCCGAAGACGCAAGGGGCTATAGTGAAGCCGTACAGGCCATTTTGGAGGCTGACCTGGTTGTAGTCGGTCCAGGCAGTTTATACACCAGCATTCTGCCAAATTTGTTGGTGTCTGACATAGTTCAGGCATTGCGCGCAGCACGCGCTCTCAAGATTTACGTTTGTAACGTCGCCACTCAACCAGGTGAGACCGACGGTTACTCTGTGGGCAATCATATACGAGCCCTCGAGGACCATATTGGTCAGGATGTTTTCGACATCGTCCTGGCAAACAACAACTTCGAAGTGACGCATCCACCAAACTGGAAGAGCCAGCTGGTTCATCCGGAGGGTGATTTGGGTAATCACTGGCAAGTCGTAAAGGCGGATCTAATAGACCCAATGAACCCCTGGCGCCATAACCCTGAGAAGTTGGCCAGAGAAATAATGCACATATACCAGTCTTGGGAAGGACAACGCGCGCTTGCCCATTGATCTTGCTCAGGGTTGGCGGGAGGTTATCCCTCAATTTTGAGAAAGATCAGCAAGTCCTCAGCATTGGATCGTCGC of Chloroflexota bacterium contains these proteins:
- a CDS encoding YvcK family protein; this translates as MDYKGLWVSIRKWLYPGMGIKRWLVLLAVGLFFLSLGVSFLYVEAYRAVEFPTGISPLVYTLTLQFLPHWARGLILCTLGFVIVAISLYRVSRSLLKPFVAPGQTDMADILYRYHLRAKGPKIVAIGGGHGLSTLLRGLKEHTSNLTAIVTVADDGGSSGRLRQELGLLPPGDFRNCITALADKESLMTELFQYRFGEGTGLGGHSFGNLFIAAMAGVTGDFERAILESSKVLAVRGRILPSTLTRVTLWAELGDAETANLIARQIEGESRIPKAGAPIERVFLRPEDARGYSEAVQAILEADLVVVGPGSLYTSILPNLLVSDIVQALRAARALKIYVCNVATQPGETDGYSVGNHIRALEDHIGQDVFDIVLANNNFEVTHPPNWKSQLVHPEGDLGNHWQVVKADLIDPMNPWRHNPEKLAREIMHIYQSWEGQRALAH